The DNA sequence CTTTATTTGGATCATCCCCAAATTGTACCCAGCCGACATTAAACTGAGAATACTTACCGATCATTTCATAATATTGCTGATCACCTAATGGAGCTAAACGATGTGAATAATAATTTCCGATTGCACTTTCTAATTTATTTAATTCACTCCAATCAACATTTCCATTATTGTCAAAAACATTATAAAGACTTGCATCAACATTCGGATTTATTGTTGCAGCATTGTGTATTGTCCAATTTGCATATCTGTAAGCGCTCCAATTTTCATTCGCATAGTTTTCAAAAAATTCAGTTTGATCATCTCCTTTATTATCATAAATAACTGCTAAAACAATTACACCAACTTCAACTGCTGCAAAAATTCCAGCTTTTAGATAACTTTCAGAATAAACTTGTCCGGCACCGGGAATTGCAAATGACATAAGTCCCGCCAATATTGGAGTTTTCTTATTTTTCAAATTTGATGTTGAATTTAAATTTTCATCAATTAATAATTTTTGATTTGCAATTTTTGTGTCGTTGATTAATGAACCGCTTAATAAAATTTTTTCAGAATTTTGTGAAAACAGATATGTATTAAAAATTAAAAAATAAAAAATAAATTTTCTCATATTAATTCCTAAAAACTAAATTCAAATAAAATTCCACCGTAGAAATTCCATTCTTTACCGTACAAAATATTTTCATCTCTAACAATTTTTTCATATTCATCAAAAGCATAAGAAGCATTAAAAAATAAACTTGTAGGAAATAAATAAAATGAAATCATTTTTAATCTTAATTCTGCGCCGGCGCCTTTTTTGAAATCACTAAATTCGGGAAATTCATCATTCCATGCATTTCCATAATCTCCATTCACAGAAAAGAATAATTTATCAATGTATAAATGTCCAAGTCTGTAATCAATATTTTTAAATATTGGTAAACGGTAAGTTAAATTTAACCAAGCAAGTTCGTTTCCGCTTATTGCATAAAAAGGATAACCTTTCATTCCAACTAATCCGCCGAGATAGAAATCAAAAAAGTCCGGAACTTGTGGACCCAAAATTGTTCCCAATCTAAATCTTGCGGATAAAGTATGTTCATCATAAATCTGAAAATAATTTTTTAAGTTCAACTCTAATCTATGGAAACTAAAATTTTTATAAATTGGAACGAGCACACCATTTTTAATATCATATTCTCCATCGGGATTATATTTATTCATTTCGTAATTGTATCTTGCTTCAACCTCAATACCCACGGGATTTATATCGCTATCGGTTGTTGGATAAATAGAATTGAATGAATAAGTTAGCTGCAAATTTCTTCCGATAAAATAATTATCACTGCTGCTCGGATACAAAGTTGAAGTATTAGGAAAAATAAAACTCCCAATTGCGGCAGAATATTGGCTGTATATAAATCTGAATTCCAAATTGTGCATTGGATTAAAAATTTTATGCTTAGCTGCAAGATCTACTTCAAATAAATTATATGTAACATCTGCATTTACTGCGCTTTCAAAAGTTGGAATTCCATTAACAGTATCTGCTCCAAATTGAATATCAACATCGGCTTTTCTGCTTATGGAATAAACGTCAACAGATAATTCCGGTTTTAATCCCAAACTATATAATAACGGAACTTTATTTTTAAAAATAAATGTTAAAAATAAATCGCGCTCAAGCCTTGTATTTATTGAACCTCCGGCAAAAAATGAATAACGATTTAACATATCTGATGATGTTAAATATACGCCGGGTTTAATTTTATCTATTGCAGAATTTGAAGTGTTATAATTATCATAACGAATAAACGGTAAAATTGTAAGTTTTGTAAATGCACCCGAATAATTTTTTTCTTGAACTTTCTGAATTTCATTATCATTAAAATTTCTAAGTTTGGCAAAAACTTCTTCAGAAATATCACCTTTTGATTTATCAATATTCAAAGGCGGATTTGCTGATTGAATATATTTCATATTCGAGTTAACAGAATTTTCTGAATAATTTTCTAATTCAAAAATCTTATATCCAGTTGAAGTATAACCAGCATAAACAATTTTATTTTGTTCGTTCATTGAAGGCATAAATGCACTTCCAACAACATTTGTAATTTGAGTTTTATTTTTGGTAATTATATCAAATTCATAAATGTTAAAAATTCCGGTTTCATCTGAGCAATAAATAATTTTATTTTCATCAGAATAAAATGCATTTCGTTCATCAAATTTTTCTTTCAGCAAAAATTCAAAATTGCTTCCGTCAATATTTACTTTTGCAATATCTCTTCCATGATGATATGAATATTCAAATAAAATTTCGCTTCCGTTCTTAGAAAACTTAGGATTAAAAACTTGCTCACCTTTTTCAAAAAATGTTAACTTCTTAAAATTCTTTCCATCAATATCACAAATTCCAATATTTGCAGTTCCATCTCTTTGAAATATAAAAGTAATTTTCTTTCCATCTGAAGAAACACTTGGATTATTTGCGCGCCAACCGTATGTAATTCGCTTTTCATCTTCACTATCTAAATCATAAATATATAAATCGTGAATGTTCGTCCATTTAGGATTTTCTTCACTCAATTTTGCATAAACAATTTTATTTGTGTTTTTTATAAAACTAAATGTTGAACGAATTCCGGATTTAATTAGTTCTTTTTCCTTCGTTTCCAAATTCAGTTTGTACAAACCGGAATTAACAAAATAATTTCCGCCGGAATTTGAGATGAAATAAATTTCTTTTCCGTTTGGTGAAAAAGCAGGATAAAAATTTCCAAATCCTTCATCAACAATTTGCTTACCTTTTACTTCATTCGCTCTAACATTTTTAATTCTCTCGATATAATCTTTTGTAAGATAATCTTTCCATTCATTATAAATTTCATTTCCATCTTTACCTAAAACATCTTCAAAAGCCGCATCAATAGTGAAGTTTGTAAGTTTTCCTAATTTGCGGGTTATATCATTTAATTTATCTTCGCCATATTTTTGCGCAATATATTTTGTTAACGCAAACCCGGAATTATAAACAGATTCATTTCCCAAACTTGTTTTACTAAAAACTCCCATTTCATTCCATGTGAGCATTTTATTATCAAGAACATAAGAACGCAAAATCATATCACGATGAGAATCCCAATTATCATAATCAAATTCTTTGCGCATGTATTGAGCTGTTCCTTCGGCAAACCATGCGGGCATGTTTATAGTAGCAATTGGATAAGATGCAATAAAATTAGGGAATCCATAAAGAATATCGGGACGACGTTTGTCTTCATAATTTAAAAATTGAAGATAAAAAGCGGGAATTGCTCTGCTAACTTTCATCGCAGCTTGAATTTGAACCATGTGCGTAAACTCATGAGAAATTACATTTCTCAACCAATTATGAGAACCACGCAAATCAAAGTCCAATGCAGAAGCCCAAATTTCAATTTTGT is a window from the Ignavibacteriota bacterium genome containing:
- a CDS encoding PD40 domain-containing protein; the encoded protein is MKKIVLLSIIFSINIFSQIDDFDPDYSWYTIEGEHVAVHYHTEAERSARTVLKIAEDVWGPITSLYNYEPEKVHYIIKDIDDYSNGATYFFDNKIEIWASALDFDLRGSHNWLRNVISHEFTHMVQIQAAMKVSRAIPAFYLQFLNYEDKRRPDILYGFPNFIASYPIATINMPAWFAEGTAQYMRKEFDYDNWDSHRDMILRSYVLDNKMLTWNEMGVFSKTSLGNESVYNSGFALTKYIAQKYGEDKLNDITRKLGKLTNFTIDAAFEDVLGKDGNEIYNEWKDYLTKDYIERIKNVRANEVKGKQIVDEGFGNFYPAFSPNGKEIYFISNSGGNYFVNSGLYKLNLETKEKELIKSGIRSTFSFIKNTNKIVYAKLSEENPKWTNIHDLYIYDLDSEDEKRITYGWRANNPSVSSDGKKITFIFQRDGTANIGICDIDGKNFKKLTFFEKGEQVFNPKFSKNGSEILFEYSYHHGRDIAKVNIDGSNFEFLLKEKFDERNAFYSDENKIIYCSDETGIFNIYEFDIITKNKTQITNVVGSAFMPSMNEQNKIVYAGYTSTGYKIFELENYSENSVNSNMKYIQSANPPLNIDKSKGDISEEVFAKLRNFNDNEIQKVQEKNYSGAFTKLTILPFIRYDNYNTSNSAIDKIKPGVYLTSSDMLNRYSFFAGGSINTRLERDLFLTFIFKNKVPLLYSLGLKPELSVDVYSISRKADVDIQFGADTVNGIPTFESAVNADVTYNLFEVDLAAKHKIFNPMHNLEFRFIYSQYSAAIGSFIFPNTSTLYPSSSDNYFIGRNLQLTYSFNSIYPTTDSDINPVGIEVEARYNYEMNKYNPDGEYDIKNGVLVPIYKNFSFHRLELNLKNYFQIYDEHTLSARFRLGTILGPQVPDFFDFYLGGLVGMKGYPFYAISGNELAWLNLTYRLPIFKNIDYRLGHLYIDKLFFSVNGDYGNAWNDEFPEFSDFKKGAGAELRLKMISFYLFPTSLFFNASYAFDEYEKIVRDENILYGKEWNFYGGILFEFSF